The Polyangium aurulentum genomic interval CTCGGGCTCTGGGCGTGCGAGAGCGGTGGGGGTGACGGTGCGGATGCGGGACAGCGCCGCAGCACCGGAGGCGACGACCCAAGACGAGGCATCTCCGCGGGCGTCGGCGGCGGACAGGGCTTCGGTGGCTCGTCAGGCGCCGGCGGCAGTGCAGGACAAGGCGGCGGCGGACCGGGGGGCGTGTGCGGCGACGGCATGATCGATCCGGGCGAGTCGTGCGACAACGGCCCCGCAAACGCGGACAACGCCCCCTGCACCCTCGCTTGCAAGAACGCCTTCTGCGGCGACCTCCTCGTGCTCCAGGGCGTCGAGGAGTGCGACCGCGGCGCGGCAAATGCGAACGACGGCGGCTGCAAACCCGATTGCAAGATCGCCTTCTGCGGCGACGGCCTCGTGCGTCAGAACTTCGAGCAATGCGACAGCGGCGCCGCAAACGCGAACAACGGCGCCTGCACCCTCGCTTGCAAGAACGCCGTGTGCGGCGATGGCCTCGTGCAGCAAGGCGTCGAATTGTGCGACGACGGCAACGCCGTCAGCGGCGACGGCTGCGAGGTGGGGTGCACGCCGTCGGGGATGGTCCTCTGGCAACACGTCACGCAGGACAGATATGCATCCGTCGCCGTGGACGCCTCCGGCAACATCCTCGTGACCGGGGCGACGCCGAATGGCTCGACCCTCGACGTCCTGACCAGGAAATACGATCCGAGCGGCGTCATTCTCTGGAGTAGCGTTTACGACGGCAGCGGCTCGCTGAAGGACGAGGGTTACAACGTCGCGGTCGATGCTGCCGGCAACCCCGTCGTTGCAGGCTACGAGACCCTGGCCGACGGCACGACCAACATCCTCGTGTGCAAATACGACGGCGCCACGGGGGCGATCCTCTGGAGCGCGAGCTTCGACGGCGGCGTGAACAAGAACGACTCGGGCGGGGGCATTGCCGTGAACGCGGCCGGTGACATCTTCGTCACCGGCCGCGTGACGGCGCCGCAGTCCCCCGTTTGGGACTTCAAGGACGATCCCGACATCTTCCGCTACAAGCTCAGCGGCATCGACGGATCCATCGTCTGGTCCACCATCTACGGCCAGGTGGACAAGACGGACTACGGCACCGATGTGGCCGTCGACGCCTCCGGCGCCGTCCTCTTCGGGGCGGTCCAGGACTTCGGCCCATCCATTCCCACCATGCCCATGTTCCATGGCGGCGTGAGCAGGGTCATCGACAATGGCACGACCTTCACCATTACAGGAGGGTGGTGGGGGCCCACGGACTTCGTGCTGAGCGGCATCGCGGCGATTGGCTCGACCGACATGGCCGTGACCGGCGCGGACAGGGTACCCCTGGGAGTCAAACCCGACAATGCCGTCACCTACAAGGTCTCCGCCGCCGGGAGCCAGCTCTGGAAGGCGGCGGATCAGGGGCCATCGAATTTCGATGGCGGCGTCGCGGTCGCCCCCTACCCGAACGGGGATCTGATCGTCGTCGGCTACGCCAAAGTCGTGACATGGGACTGGATGGTGAGAAAATATTCCGCGAGCGGGGCCGAGCTCTGGACGCAGCTATTCAATGGTGCTGCAAACGATATCGATGGCGCCAGCGATGTCGCGCTCGACGCGGCGGGCGCCATCTACGTGGTCGGCTTCGAGAGCACGGCGTCGGGCAAGTATCTCGGCGTGCTCCGAAAGCTCCCGCCCTGAGATCACCCCATCAAGGCAACTGACAAGCCGCCCGCACCCAGGTCACTTCGCCTTCCAATTGCACGAACAAATCGACATCCCCACCCTTCACCGCCACCGCGAAGCTCGAAGCGTCTGCCACCGGCATCGGATTGCCCACCGGCTTTCCCTCCGCATCGAGCATCACCGCATAAACGACCTTCCGCTCCACCCCACACCCGAGCGGCGCCAGATACGTGGCAATCGCCCCGCGCCCGAGCGACCGGAGCACGCCCGCCGTCGGCGGCGCATGCGCCCTCAACAGCTCTGCCTCCTTCCCGGGCCGCTCCACGCGCATCTTGCCCCCCTCCTGGGCGCACCCCTCCTCGTTCACCGTATTGCCGTACACGAGCGCCACCGGCTGCTCGCCCATCACCGCGGCATCGATCATCCCGTACGGCGCAGGCACCCGACCGACCTCTCGCGCGGCCCCGGTCTCTTCCGCCCCCCAGAACGAGAGCTCTCCTCCCTCGACCAAGACCGCCATCGGCGCCGGATCCACCCGCGCAATCCCCGCCGGATGCGCATCGCCGTCGCCCGCCGGCGGGACGATCTCCACGCGCCGCCACGCGCCCATCGGCTCCTCGGGCTTTCCGATCCACAGATCGGCCCCCGCCGCAGCCACCGTCCCCGCCCGTGTCGTCAAGAGCGCGCATTGCGAAGCACCGCAAGCGAGATCGACCACCTCCAGCCGATCCCCCTCGGAGACGACCTCGGCCTTGCCCTCGCGAAACAGCAATACCCGCAGAGCATTCTCACGCTCACCGGGCTCGGTGTACGCGGCGAGCCATCGACCCGCTTCGCTCTGCGCCATCGGCGGCATTGCAGCAGCCTCGGTCCACGGCAGCGCAACGGGATCACGGCTCGCGCCCTCCGGATCGAGCACCACCCCCGCCACCGCCGTCAGCTCGGGCGGGCTCCCTCCGACATCGGCCACCACGAGCCTGCCGAGCCCCTGCCCAGGCGCCACGAACCGGGTTGTCTTGGCAACCGCTGCCCGCACCAGAGGCGCGCGCATCGTGCAGCCCTCGGGCAATGCATAGCTCGGCTGCCCGGGGCCCGTGCGCGCCGGCTTGAAGGTCCAGGGCGACGGCGGCGGCAAGAGCCCCTCGACGACCTCGGGGACGACCGTCGGCGCGGGCGCAGCATCGGGCGCAGAGCTGTTCGAGCTGCAGCGGCCGCAGCCCGCGGTGGCGAGGAGGGCGAAAAGGGCGAGACGGCGCATCTTCACGTCACAACGAGCGGCGCAAGACGGGGTAAGGCTCGAGGCCGCCCACCTCGGTGAATCCATTCTTTTCGAAGGCGCCCATGGGGCCGGTCCACAGCTCCTCGTCGACCACGGATTCGCGCGGCCTCCGGGGCAGGGCTTCGAGGGAGCGGGCGCCCCAGGCGGGGGCAAACTGCACGGCGCCCGCGACGAGCGCGGTGGCGACGCCTCGCTTGCGCGCAGCGGGGTGCACGAGCGTGCAGCCAATGAGGAAGACGCCCTCGCGGTCGCCCTGGAAGACGGGGAGCTGCTTGTAAAAGCGGCGCTCGTACGCCTTGCGCATGATGCGGGCGGGGGCGACCTTGAGCCAGCCGACGAGCCTGTCCTCGCCGCCCTCGGTCCTCGCGAGCGCGACCACGCCGCGGGCCTCGTCGTCGCCTTTCGCGAGCGCGGTGGTGAAGTCCGCTGCGCTCTCGGCGGGCGCGTTGGCGCAGCGCTCGAGCCATTCGTTGTTGGTGCCTTCGAAATGCCAGAACCGGCAATAGCAGGGGCAGCTCGCCGCTTCGAAGAGGGCGCGCAGCCCCGCTTCGTGCTCGGGTCCGGCG includes:
- a CDS encoding GNAT family N-acetyltransferase — encoded protein: MTPTYTTAPAGPEHEAGLRALFEAASCPCYCRFWHFEGTNNEWLERCANAPAESAADFTTALAKGDDEARGVVALARTEGGEDRLVGWLKVAPARIMRKAYERRFYKQLPVFQGDREGVFLIGCTLVHPAARKRGVATALVAGAVQFAPAWGARSLEALPRRPRESVVDEELWTGPMGAFEKNGFTEVGGLEPYPVLRRSL